From a region of the Falco cherrug isolate bFalChe1 chromosome 9, bFalChe1.pri, whole genome shotgun sequence genome:
- the HMX2 gene encoding homeobox protein HMX2, which translates to MSSKEDPSKCCPAAAPISSFTIQSILGSGSAEPPREAGGRATAWPARGRTLSLSSEDEEPEESWKHRGCFCPEAQGPAETCHKHQPLSFTCLGSAKGSGAAAAGSGERGPFLSPPQQDCKEEKEKPLGPASPSCGDRQRDGGDRQAGAAKKKTRTVFSRSQVYQLESTFDMKRYLSSSERACLASSLQLTETQVKTWFQNRRNKWKRQLSAELEAANMAHASAQTLVGMPLVFRDNSLLRVPVPRSIAFPAPLYYPGSNLSALPLYNLYNKIDY; encoded by the exons ATGAGCAGCAAAGAAGACCCGAGCAAGTGCTGTCCGGCGGCTGCTCCCATCTCCAGTTTCACCATCCAGTCCATCCTGGGCAGCGGCAGCGCCGAGCCCCCCCGGGAGGCCGGCGGCAGGGCGACCGCCTGGCCCGCCCGCGGCCGgaccctctccctctcctcgGAGGACGAGGAGCCGGAGGAGAGCTGGAAACACCGCGGCTGCTTCTGCCCCGAGGCGCAGGGCCCCGCCGAGACGTGCCACAAGCACCAGCCCCTCAGCTTCACCTGTCTCG GCAGCGCCAaggggagcggagcggcggcggcgggcagcggggagcgggggcCCTTCCTCTCGCCCCCCCAGCAGGACTgtaaggaggagaaggagaagccGCTGGGACCCGCTTCGCCCTCCTGCGGGGACCGCCAGCGCGACGGCGGGGACCGGCAGGCCGGCGCCGCCAAGAAGAAGACGCGCACGGTGTTCAGCCGCAGCCAGGTCTACCAGCTGGAGTCCACCTTCGACATGAAGCGCTACCTGAGCAGCTCGGAGCGGGCCTGCCTGGCCTCCAGCCTGCAGCTCACCGAGACCCAGGTGAAGACCTGGTTCCAGAACCGCAGGAACAAGTGGAAACGGCAGCTCTCGGCCGAGCTGGAGGCGGCCAACATGGCCCACGCCTCGGCGCAGACTCTGGTGGGGATGCCGCTGGTGTTCAGAGACAATTCCCTCCTCCGAGTGCCGGTGCCCCGGTCCATCGCCTTCCCCGCCCCTCTCTACTACCCCGGCAGCAACCTCTCGGCCTTACCGCTCTACAACCTCTACAATAAGATCGACTACTGA
- the HMX3 gene encoding homeobox protein HMX3, producing the protein MPETGQEPPSAPPAPPKESFYIKNLLNGGPPKAAPKQPRALFAPSGKAAVDGAGFALSQVGDLAFPRFEIPAPRFALSAHCLERAQTWWYPYALAPAGAHLPRTEAAEKSLLRDSSPASGTDRDSPEPLLKAEGEQKELDSKSPDEIVLEESDSEEAKKEGGAEDWKKREESPEKKPCRKKKTRTVFSRSQVFQLESTFDMKRYLSSSERAGLAASLHLTETQVKIWFQNRRNKWKRQLAAELEAANLSHAAAQRIVRVPILYHENSGAEGGAGGGGAPGTQPLLTFPHPVYYSHPVVTSVPLLRPV; encoded by the exons ATGCCGGAGACCGGGCAGGAGCCACCCAGCGCCCCGCCGGCGCCCCCCAAGGAGTCCTTCTACATCAAGAACCTGCTCAACGGCGGCCCCCCCAAGGCCGCCCCCAAGCAGCCCCGGGCGCTGTTCGCCCCCTCGGGCAAGGCGGCGGTGGACGGCGCCGGCTTCGCCCTCTCGCAGGTGGGCGACCTCGCCTTCCCCCGCTTCGAGATCCCGGCGCCGCGCTTCGCCCTGAGCGCCCACTGCCTGGAGCGCGCCCAGACCTGGTGGTACCCGTACGCCCTGGCGCCGGCCGGAGCCCACCTGCCCCGCACGGAAG CCGCGGAGAAATCCCTGCTGAGGGACTCGTCCCCCGCCTCGGGCACCGACCGCGACTCCCCGGAGCCGCTGCTGAAGGCGGAGGGGGAGCAGAAGGAGCTGGACTCCAAGAGCCCCGACGAGATCGTCCTGGAGGAGAGCGACTCGGAGGAGGCCAAGAAGGAGGGAGGCGCGGAGGACTGGAAGAAGCGGGAGGAGAGCCCGGAGAAGAAGCCCTGCCGCAAGAAGAAGACGCGCACGGTGTTCAGCCGCAGCCAGGTCTTCCAGCTGGAGTCCACCTTCGACATGAAGCGCTACCTGAGCAGCTCGGAGCGGGCCGGGCTGGCCGCCTCGCTGCACCTGACAGAGACCCAGGTGAAGATCTGGTTCCAGAACCGCCGCAACAAGTGGAAGCGGCAGCTGGCGGCCGAGCTGGAGGCGGCCAACCTCAGCCACGCCGCCGCGCAGCGCATCGTCCGCGTCCCCATCCTCTACCACGAGAACTCGGGCGCggaggggggcgcggggggcggcggagCCCCCGGCACCCAGCCCCTGCTCACTTTCCCGCACCCCGTCTACTACTCCCACCCCGTGGTCACCTCCGTGCCGCTCCTGCGGCCCGTCTGA